The following DNA comes from Clarias gariepinus isolate MV-2021 ecotype Netherlands chromosome 7, CGAR_prim_01v2, whole genome shotgun sequence.
CAACTATTTTAAAATCACCGTAAGCTTCTACATGCGGGATatcagtaagtgtgtgtgtgtgtgtgtgtgtgtggctcacTATGCCAATATGTctatgttaaatatatttaattaattagaaaaatatctgtaaaaGCTAAAATGTGTTCCCccgtcctgtgtgtgtgtgtgtgtgtgtgtgtgtgtgttctccctcCGCAGTAAGGCCCGGTGTTCCTCAGATCTCCGTGGTGATTAAGAGCAGTGGGCGTGTGCTGGAGGTGAATCCCCCGCTCAATTGGACTCAGCCCCTCAGCTACTACCCTCTGGAGCATGAAATTGAGTTCCGGAGGAGAGATGATGGAAAGATCGACTCAGTCTTTTACACGCAGCCCAACGTGAGTGTCTCGTCCAGGATGATTTAAACCATCAGCAAGCTTTTAGGaacgaaacacacacacacacacacactaacgtgAACATCTCCATGACCGTGAAGGTTCACAGAGTTACAGTCGGGTCAAAAGTCGAGTCAGATTTCTTTATAGCACGTTTAAAAAACAACCAAAGTGTTGTACAATgataataaacaacaacaacaacaatcaggATTAAACAACACAAATGAAAGCAGCTTAAGTTAACTATATagaaagttaataaaataagttagtaaatcaatcaaataaaatcataatatattttaatttaaattaataatcaataactaaaaagtgaaataaataataaaaaaagaataaagaatgtaAAGAATGCCGagtcctgcgctctgattggtcagaaggtgttgattaattctctctaACAGCAGCCCCGACAGTAGTACAGATTTATGTTAACGCGCTAATGCTAAAACAGTATTGTTTCCATAGAAACAGCTCGTTCATGTTATTGTGTAACActagtgtaaggagtctccagtgtcagtgcagTTTTTCAGTAAATtgacaagatgtttttttatgtacagtatttttgttttattaacctGAAGAGAGAGAATAGAGAGAGGTGAAGTGACGGAGTGAGTATTTATAACTGCTGTAACGTGAGCGAGAACAGGAACTGAAGAGGAATAAGAGGAACAAACACTCAGGGGGCGCGCGGTCGCAGGGAAATCATCAGCTGCAGGGCGTGACCAGATCTCTGCTTCACTAAAGTGTTCGGTGTCTTTAAGGTCGAGTGTTGATTTTCTCATCTTTCTCCAGAACACGGACCCGTCAGGAGGAGGCGTCGCCATCCCACCCGGAACCAGTAAACTGCGCGTTCGCTGCAGAGACTCGCTCCTGCTCTCACAGTGGAGCGAATGGACTCAGTGGCAAAATGTAtctctctaaaacacacacacacacacacacacacacacacacacacacacacacacacatctgtgcaaaagtcttcttCTGCATTtcttcatcactcactcactcactcatcttctataccgctttatcctgtattcaggacgtaaactaatcaccggcctgatcatcatcatcatcatctgtcaCCGTCCGCACCTCTTTTTAGATGTGTTTTCACTGTGTGGCTCAACAAACCAATAAAACAAGACTAAACTGACcctcaggaagcctggagaacttcAAGACTACATTTAAATACGAGAAGATCCAGAGCTTTGGAAGCAACGTATGAAGAACACTTTTGCACACCACTAATGCAGCAGTCAAAAAATTGAAGGCTGAAGCAGATGCAAATGCAGTtacgcattttaatttaaattccagacaaacagatacaaatatatgtttaaaaaaggcgaaaaccctaaccctaggatCACAGTAATCAGGTTCTACTAATAATTAACTGACCTACTGCCTACAATACTGACCCAAACTAATAAACACGAGAGGGATTTAGTAATTCCTCTTCCAGCCGCTAGAAGAAGCGTGATCATGTCCCTTCCCTGACCTTTACGATCTTCGTCTCGTCACAGTATGAGGACTGAACCCGAGCTCTGTCTATCACACTCAACATTTAGAAACGTTTAAACATCACACAGCAGCGGATGGAGCGGAGACACAGCAGCGGCTCGGGGTACAGATACTGAACACACACCTGGGGAATGATCTCCACCTGGGTCTGTGGTCTAGTCTTCGGAGCTAGAGATGAGACGGAGAAGTCTCGCACTGATTCGGGTCGTCTCTGACACTTAACTCTAAACTAACTCCAAACTTCATTCATTAATTACATTCAGTGAACTTTTtactaaaacaataaaactaaatttgaAAAGctgtgaattttatttaaaaaaaagtagtttttgttAAAAGTAATCAGATAATCCTGTCTTAGTGAAgccaaaacacacaacacacacacaatacacacacataatacgccataatgatataaactgaaacacacacaattttatttatcatgttCTTTGGCTTTATTGTGagcacaatatatatttatttatttatttatttgcttgtttgttgatgaaagatattatttattcctttgttctgttttgtctgATTAAAAAGCTTCTCTTCGTCTCTTCATCCCGTCTGTTGTTGTTCCTggtgttttgtgtttctgtcGTCTGTGTTTCCTAAACGTCTGATATGACTTGAAGTCATACAgtggtgtatatgtgtgtgtgtgtgtgtgtgtgtgtatgattgcaGAATTTATCAccaaacctttatttaaaaaacataaaagaaaacctaaaaactaatttaagtAAAGTCTgaaagataaacataaatatataaattatttacatttcaaattCCAGACTTCAGTGATGTTTATAAAcatgttgtgtttattattgtgGACAATTTGATTATTTTACACCATCAGAGGTGCAGTTAAAGAGTCTGTAGACCAGTTTAGATGTTTGCTGGTTTGCTGGGTTCCTAACTGGACCTGGTGTTCCTTACCTGctgatgttaaaaaaagtgaaaaatccGTAAGATAAATCATATTACAgaggagtgtgcgtgtgtgtgtgtgtgtgtctgtgtgtgtgagagagagagagagagagagagaggtgtgcaCCTGCACAGAAATGCACATGATGTCTCTTTGTGTCCTCAGGTGGGTAAGAGAAGACCAAAAAATGGCAAGAAACTAAAGAAAAAggacaagaagaaaaacaagcacTCGCGGAAAAGAGAGGATAAAATCGAACGTTCTGTAGCATGAATCCGCGTCTCAGCCGAGGTCCGTTCCTCTTTACGCGGCTGTATACTAATGAGGTGACCATCCACACGAGGACGGGTTCCCCAccgagtctggttcctctcagggtttctccctattaccatctcagggagttcgtccctcagcaccgtcgccctcggctcgttcttcagggacgatctgatcactGTGATCTGTACAcggttttatcattttattttgattgtgtgagGCTGCTTTGTGATAGTGACTGTTGTTAAAAgcaaaactgaactgaattgaattgagtctctctctctctctctctctctctgtcactcttTGCTTTTACTCACACCTTTGTCCTTTGTTACACATTTCCCAACTTGTTTGATCTTCATCACTTATGTCTATCAGGGTTACACTGATCAataaaccaaacacacacccacacacacacacctttataaCACACTAGCAGTGCAGGTTCATGTTAATCCACTTGCTGTTCTAATgttgtttccatagcaacagatCACTTGGACGTGTCCTcataataaactaattaaaaaatttgtGTAAATCATTACAGTTTAGTGTAaggagtgatgtgtgtgtgtgtgtgtgtgtgtgtgtgtgtgtaaggagtctccagtgtcagcgctccGTAACAGTCAGTCAGAGCAGTGATGAGACAGAGTGAAACTTTCTGTCTGTGCAGGAAACTGAGTCTGATTTCTGAAGTCGAGACGTCTGATCACAGTTTGAgcaatcaacaaaaaaaagagaatagataaaataaatcaaagcaTCTGGGGCGGtgtcacatcatcatcatcatcatcatcatcgtatctactgcttcctgaagatcagaATAAACCAGGTCTAAGATAAAGAAACCTGCACTGAGACATTTCACCCTGCATCAGGACTCGTCTTCTAATGTTCATTAAAACGGTTTGTTCTTCtctgtataaaaacaaaaataacctgTTAACAGAAGAAAATCctaacaataacaaaataaatccaTAAATAGGTTTAATGATCTCAGACCTTCTTTATTAGAACCTGATGTTTAGAGACGGGGTGTAATTGTGACTCCAGGATTTTTGCACTCGATAATGAAGAGACAGTTTCTTAGTATCCGGACGCAGGAGCAGCTCTTACactcgcgtgtgtgtgtcttcagctgtgtgtgtgtgtgttgatgtttCTGACTGGTTCCTGTCCGAGCCGCTGGACTCGGCCTGAGGAGCTTCTCCCGGTTCAGCCGTCATGAAGATCCAGTGGTTGCAGACCTGCTCGGCTTTATGGGAATCCAGGAAGGTGTGAGCCGCGACCTCTGACTCCCTACCGAACGGGGTCCTGAAAAACACAGAGATAGTgtgagtctcacacacacacacacacacacacacacacgaaagaTAAATCAGTAAAAGAGTGTAAAACACGACTGGGTTCTTTACCAGAGTGTGTGTTCCGGCATGGCAGCCAGACACTGGTTAGTCTTACAGTGAGAGAGCAGCAGCTTGGAgttcacctgcacacacacacacacacacacacacacacacagtgtcacgTTACAACAATTTCTAAAAACTGGTCACTAAAAACAAACCTGAGACTGATGAGAtatataagaaagaaagaaatcaaacaagttataaataaataaatatttttgtaaaccTGTTTTGCTACAGGTGTGTTTACAAGTATTTAACAGGTGTTTACAGGTAggtttacagatgtttactgGGCATTTACAGGTGTGCAGGCGTGTTTAAAAATTTTCACAGCGTGTTTACAGGTGTGCAGGTGGGTTTGTATATATGTTGACAGGTTGTTTACAGGTTTGCAGGggtgtttacagatgtttacagGTTGTTTACTGGTGTTTACCAAGTGTTTGCAGGTTTGCAGGTATGTTAACAGATGCTTACAGGTTGTTTAAAGGATTTCAGGGGTGTTTACAGacgattatgttttttttacagatgtgcAGATGGGTGTACAGATGCTTACAGGTTTGCAGGggtgtttacagatgtttacagGTTTTTTACAGGTTTCGATGTGTTTACAGTTGTTTACAGggtgtttacagatgtttacaggttgtttacagatgtttacagGTTGTTTACAGGTTTCGATGTGTTTACAGTTGTTTACAGggtgtttacagatgtttacagGTTGTTTACAGGTTTCGATGTGTTTACAGTTGTTTACAGggtgtttacagatgtttacagGTTGTTTACAGGTTTCGGtgtgtttacagatgtttacagGTTGTTTACAGGTTTCTGtgtgtttacagatgtttacagGTTGTTTACAGGTTTCTGtgtgtttacagatgtttacagggtgtttacagatgtttacagGTTGTTTACAGGTTTCGGtgtgtttacagatgtttacaggtttctgtgtgtttacagatgtttacagatgtttacagggtgtttacagatgtttacagGTTGTTTACAGGTTTCGGtgtgtttacagatgtttacagatgtttacagggtgtttacagatgtttacagGTTGTTTACAGGTTTCGGTGTGTTTACAGAAGTTTACAGGTTGTTTAAAGGTGTGCAGATGGGTGTAGAGATGTTTATGGGGTGTTTACAGGTTTGCAGGGGTGTTTACAGGGTGTTTACAGGGTGTTTACAGGTGTCTACTGCAGGTGTGTTACATGTAACTTACaagtgtttagtgtgtgtgctgCGTTTAAAGATCTGTACAGGTGTGTTTATAGGTGTTTACTAGTGTTTtgttgtgcaggtgtgtgtgtgtgtgtgtttgcataagagcgagagagagagtgagagagtgtgtgtgtgtgtgtgtgtgtgtgttcacctgCACAGGGAAGCCTTCGTGTTCAAGTCGTTCCTGTGGATCAAAGTAAACCGGCCTCCACCAACACAGGAAGTCCAGCTGCTGCACCAAGTTCACTTCCTGCAGCCGGGATTTTTTAGCACACTTCTGGAAGGTTCTGTGGTCACTGGCCAGGTAAAGCTGCACCCAACAGCACAGGTGGCTTTGTTAATCAGCAATACGGAAActgctttaaatattttaagtgtaAGTAGAGTCAGCGCGGGCGGGTCGGGGTGATGTGACGGGGTGATGTGACGCGGCGATGTGACGGGGTGATGTGACGTGGTGATGTGACGGGGTGATGTGACGTGGTGATGTGACGGGGCGATGTGACGGGGCGATGTGACGTGGCGATGTGACGTGGCGATGTGACGTGGCGATGTGACGCGGCGATGTGACGGGGCGATGTGACGTGGCGATGTGACGGGGCGATGTGACGTGGCGATGTGACGTGGCGATGTGACGGGGCGATGTGACGTGGTGATGTGACGGGGCGATGTGACGGGGCGATGTGacggggcgatgtgacgcggcGATGTGACGGGGCGATGTGACGGGGCGATGTGacggggcgatgtgacgcggcGATGTGACGCGGCGATGTGACGGGGCGATGTGacggggcgatgtgacgcggtGACGTGGCGCGATCGAGGCCTGGAGGAGCTTATGAATCAGCAGGAAATAAAAGCAGAAGAGCGGAAATAGAGTTTTCCCCTGTTGTGGTGACATCACTGCGGGCGTGTCGGGGTTAGATCACATCCCTGTGAGGGTGTGGTGTGGGGTTACCTCTCCACCGGATCCGCTGGTCGTCCTGAGGGCGAAGCTCTGCTCGTATCTGAGAATCTCTCCATCAGAAGTCTCGTCCACACTAAACCACAAAAACCACAGGaaagaggaagtgtgtgtgtgtgttagtgtgtgtaaatgttattaTAGGCCaaactcaacaaaaaaaaatcccttttctTAATACAGTACTCCTATAAGTTGATTAACGCCAATCACCTGTAAGTTACCCCTGGCACAACAGGTTTACATTAAGCCCCGCCCACAAAActctataaaacacatttagtgTAAAAGACCCTAATAACGCAGCTCAGCCACTGTGGTGTGTCGGTGAccgaagacacacacacacacacacacacacacacacacacactctcacctccTTTTATAGGGTGCCATGACTTTTTTCTCCCAATTAAACAGCTAATCTTATTTATCTTAACTCAGGTGTGTTAATGCTCCTGAAAAATTGACGCTTGgtgtttatatgtaaataaaattggtGATAAAAATACCTGGTGATTATAAAGGAGTTCCTCACACACGGCTCCATGCCCCTGGCTCCGCCCACCTGACAGGGCCCATGTAGGGCCGGCGTGGAGTCGCCCAGGTGCGATGTGATGTTGCTGAGGTCAGCGATGATGCTGAGGGCGCAGGGGGTGCAGGGGTCACAGGGGTCATGCGTCACTCCGCGAGCGCTCAGCAGCTGGACCGTGTCTCCAAAACGCAACAGACCGTCCGGCGTCACGGACAGACTCACCTACAAGAGGACACGTCTCACATTCATATTATTGgatttaatatttgtattaaaaacaaagGCGGGTCTTGAAATAAACTTTACATaagataatattattaatatacagttCTGAAAAAAATTTACAGACCACTGCAGCATAATCAGTTACTTATGTCTTTGTTtcttacaggtgtgtgtgttggtgagaTTAACAGTTTAGTttgacaatatttctcctaaattccAAATATAACTATTTAGAGTGTATATgtaaaggaaatgacatcatcacaacacatcaaaataacctgAGATCATGCAGTATCTGCAGAGCTTTAAGaagtaaataatttgtaaacaagttgtgttaatattttggctaaataatattaaaaaaatcattatttggtggaataaccctGATTTACACTTGCAGCTCTCATGTGTTTCATTtctccaccagtttttcacatcGCTGTTGGGGAACTTCATGCCACccttttttacaaaataagaacaaacagctcagctttacttgatggtttgtgaccctCTATTttcctcttgatgacattccagaagttTTATGGAGTAAACTGcagttattaattttttccagagctgtatttctttattaaagcaGTAACTGATGGCCTGGTGTCAGAACAATCTCTCCTTCAATGTAGCTGTGACCAAGGAGATGATTACTGATcgtaggaggaggaggaaggagcCAGATACCCTGATTTACACTGGCAGGAGCGAGGTGGAGGGggcaaaaacttttaaaattccTTGGAATTAAGATCAACCTCACAGTGGTCATGGTGCCACAACTCCCCAGCTCCTGAGGAAATCTCAGCAGGTCA
Coding sequences within:
- the cfap161 gene encoding cilia- and flagella-associated protein 161, which codes for MAKLRVYSPGVRVGNWIEELNLEEEALRDFLQRKERGELTVQKHGILRHALLRPVSLSVTPDGLLRFGDTVQLLSARGVTHDPCDPCTPCALSIIADLSNITSHLGDSTPALHGPCQVGGARGMEPCVRNSFIITSVDETSDGEILRYEQSFALRTTSGSGGELYLASDHRTFQKCAKKSRLQEVNLVQQLDFLCWWRPVYFDPQERLEHEGFPVQVNSKLLLSHCKTNQCLAAMPEHTLWTPFGRESEVAAHTFLDSHKAEQVCNHWIFMTAEPGEAPQAESSGSDRNQSETSTHTHTAEDTHTRV